In the Hypanus sabinus isolate sHypSab1 chromosome X1, sHypSab1.hap1, whole genome shotgun sequence genome, tggtgtacaatgacacccaggtctcgttgcacctccccttttcctaatcagccaccgttcagataataatctgttttcctgttcttgcaaccaaagtggataacctcacatttatccacattaaattgcatctgccatgaatttgcccactcacctaacctatccaagtcaccctgcatcctcttagcatcctcctcacagctaacaccaccacccagcttcgtgtcatccgcaaacttggagatgctgcatttaattccctcgtctaaatcattaatatatattgtaaacaactggggtcccagcactgagccttgcggtaccccactagtcactgcctgccctTCTGAAAAgttcctgtttactcccactctttgcttcctgtctgccaaccaattctctatccacgtcAATTCCATACCCCAAATagcgtgtgctttaagtttgcacactaatctcctgtgtgggaccttgtcaaaagccttttgaaaatctaaatataccacatccactggctctcccctatccactctactagttacatcttcaaaaaattctataagattcgtcagacatgattttcctttcacaaatccatgctgactttgtccgatgatttcatctctttccaaatgtgctgttatcacatctgtgataaccgactctagcattttccccaccaccgatgtccaactaactggtctataattcactttcatttccttgctttttaaaaaaaagccactGTACATAACCCACAAGTCAATTAAAATTCTAGTTCAGCGTaacattttattttctttctctaagctaatttttaatctatacagtggattccagttaattgggacacatcatgaccaatacattttggcctaattagttgaagtttcatggaaatagttaaaaaggtataaaaaagacaaactgagtaacaaattatgtatttaaatgaaatgcagaacaaattaaaacttgactaatactactacagtactataaaactgtatttgcTCCTAATAGTtactgacagaggaattcatctagtgtacacaatgaacaaaatcagcagagacacctagtacagataatggactgccttcatgcaaTGCTATTGATGATTGCATCCACCAAATCTTCATttgcattgtaacattcaagatgattgtcaagaTCTTCTAATCCTTCATAGTACCTAACTtggtgaagtagtgaaattgtttcattttcactcccagccgtttctggcatcaccaagcctgaatgcttgaaaccacagtgaacaaaatagttgtgaattgtcttgctgtctttctcaccaactatcagtgacaaagttacagctttttgaacacaaacacatgcaactgacgctattttaaaaactgtttgcttgaaacacagtctagtgtctaacggccacacaaTAGATCCACTGGACTTTTACTCTACTGATCAAACTGCTTGCtaaaaagtgaaataaaaatagaaaatgctggaaacacgcaacaggtcaggcagcatctggaaacAGCATAATTGTTTCATATTGAAGATTAATCTGTCTTCCTAAATTAGGTTTTATATTATTTCATAAGTTTACCATaatttccccatcactcagcaTATATACCCGTCACTATTTTAAATACTGGTACCACATttggattctaaattggagaaaggtcaatttggatggtatcagaaatgatctggcaagtgtggattggaacaggctgttttctggcaaaggtgtacttggtgagTGGGAggatttcaaaagtgaaattttgagagtacagagtttgtatgttccttcgGAATAAAAGGGAAGGATAAAAAGTTTAGGGAACCTTATTTTTCGAgatatattgaggccctggttttaaaaaaaaaggtgccTGGAAGGAAGGAGCAAATGTGGTagttgagtataagaaatgcaggtgaacacttaagaaggaaatcgggAGAGCTAAAAGGCATAAGGtttctctagcagacaaggtgaagaagaatcccAAGAACTTCTACAGATACCTTATGTTAAAAGCAAAAGATTAGCAAGGAACAACATTGGAAGATCAgctatgcatggagctgaaagaaatggaggagatcttaaatggatttttttgcattgGGAGACGGACACAGTATAGAAGTttggcaaagcagcagtgaggtcatggaccatattacagaggaagaggtgtttgctatcttaaggcaaattagggtggataaattcccagggtctgacaaggaGTTGGCTTGGACCTTTTGGGAGGCTattgcagaaactgcaggggctcTAGCAGAATATTTAAAACAGCCTTGGCTATGGGTGAAGTgttggaggattggaagatagctgattttgttctgttgtttaagaatgggtctaagaataagccaggaagttataggccaatgagcctgacgttagtagtgggtaagttattggaaggtattctaagggaccacatatgtaagtatttggatagacggggACTGATTGTGCAAGgtcggtcatgtctaaccaatcttagagtttattgaggaagttaccaggaaagttgaaggcaaggcaatggatgttgtttacatggacttcagcaaggcgttagacaaggtcctgcatgggaggctggtcacctacctacaggaaagatgtaaataagattgaaacaatgcagagaaaacttacaaggatgttgctggaacttgatATAAGTTGTAGagtaaggttgaatagattagaaccTTATTCCCtaaaatgtaggagaatgaggggagatttgataggggtatgcAAAattagtatagatagggtaattgcaagcaggcttttcccactgaggttgggtgagactacaactagaggtcgtagattaagggtgaaagatgaaacgtttaaggggaacatgaggaggaatctcttcactcagggtgatgagagtgtggaatgaactgccagtggaagtggtggttgTGTGTtcaatttaagagaagtttggataggtacacagatgggaggggtatggagggctatgatccaggtgcagatcgatgggactaggtcgAGTAATGATtcggcatggtctagatgggctgaaggtcctattcctgtgctgtagcgTTTTATGACTCTGACATCTTGTACATCCTGTCTAGTCGCAGCTGTAACCAGAGGGGACTAGAAAATGTTAGTTAGTCTGCACTGTTAACTCTTATTTCTAGGCAATTTGTCCACATTTTTAAATGTACTAGAGCCCTTAATGTCCCCTCTCTCCCTGTATTCATTTTACTATTTCACAATTCTTCCCCCTTAATGATAGTATCTGTATCATTCCTTAGATGTGCATCTATTGAGAATTATACACGTCTTCCATCTCCACATGCAAGGTGTCATTTTGGTCTCTAAAAGAACATATTCTATCCTCTGTCACCCTTAGTCTTCTGTGATTGTACCTACAAATAAGATTTTGTGCACCCACTTCCTGACCATGTTTTTAGTTTCACCCCTGTGCTTTCTATACTCCTTCAGGAAATGGCAGAACTTGGTTCTCATGGTGAGGGCTGTGCTTTTTTACCACAGGAACTATAAACGTGTGTGTTGTTTAGACAGTTCTGAGGGGTTCACCAATCTTATTTTTGGGACCAGGATGACTGAAGGCATAGAGCCTGGCACATTGATGAGATCTGGTGAGGCACATATGCCATCAAACAGGGACCTGTCTCTAGGTAGTCAAATAAACTAAGCTCTAACAGTGGAATGGAAGCAAAAAAACCCAGTACTCCCTGTGGTCAAGCTATGCCTCTCTAGTTGGTTAGGTTCAGCAATAGGACCTGTTTCTTGTAAACCCTAGCTTCCTCCAGTCTGAATCTAATTCACAGGTAAGTGAGAATTGAACATCTGGGATCAGGTGTACACTCCTTTTCATACAATTAGAAACTCGTGGGTGTGGATTCTGCAACTGATGATTTTAGTCATGTCAATAATGTGTGAAACCAATGATTCCATCGATTCCCAGTTTTGGAAGAAGTAAGGGCAGAGAGTGGTGCTTGTCTACCAACCACAAAAGTGACAAAGTGACCAAATATCTGGAAGGACCTGGAGTAACATTAATGGCTGAGATAAGATTGAAAATTTAAGAATAATTTGCTAGtgactttttcaaaatttattttTCAGGATCTGGATGTTGTTACAAGGCCAGCATTCATTTCCTATCCTAATTGGCCCTGAGAAAATCAGCCATTGTCTTAAACCATTGCAGTCCTTCTGGTGTAAAAGCTTCTGCAGTACTGTTGAAGAGCGAGTTCCAGGATATAGAACCAGTAATGATCAAGGATTGGTAATGAGAGTTCCAAATTAGGATGATGTGTGACTTGGAGGGAACCTGCAGTCACTAGTGTTCCCATGTGTTGACTGCTGAGTTAAAGCTCACTGATTTAGGTGTTGCTTCAGAATGGCCTGGCTAAGTAACGccagtgcattttgtagatggtatACAGGGTGGCGGAAGTAATGAATATTTACGGTGGCAGACGAATTTCAGTTGTGGGTTTATGCTCTGGATGGTGTCAAACTTTTTGAAAGTTGCTGGAGTCATGTTTACCAAAGCAAGTGGGAATGCTTCCATTCCAGTTCTGTCTTGTAAAGAGTGGAAAAACTTTGGATGTTTGGCTCTGAGTCACTTGCCACAGAAAGTCAGCCTATGATCTGTTCTTGTAGCTACAGTTTTTAATGGTCTGGTCCGTTTAAACTTCCAGTTATTTGTCTCTCTCAGGATGTTAGATTAGGCGATCTGGAGATAATAATGCCATTGAATAGCAAGGTTAAGTGGTTAGACTCTCCGTTGTTGAAAGTGGCTTTGCCAGGTACTTTTATGGCACAAATTTAAATTGACACTTATCAATCCATGCTGGATACTGTCTAGGTCTTGCTCGCATTGACTACCTCATTTACAGAAGAGGTGAATGGAATTGTACGATCATAAGCCACTTATGACCCAAGAATGGAAGGGAAATCATTAATGGGATAGTTGCAATAGTTTGGGCCTGTGGGATTGCTGTGAGGAATACCTGAAATTAACATTTCCTGAAATTATTGATTCCCCAACAACTGCACCCTTTGTGCAAACTATGACTTCAGCCACTGATGTGTTTTTCCCCACGAATCAGTGTGACTTGAGTTTCACCAGGGCTCATTGATGATAAACTTGGTCAGATTTAGCCTTGATGTCACCTAACTTCTGGAGTTCAATTTACAAAGAATGTGCTTCATTTAATGAAGACATTCACCTTCatgccctgggggggggggggggggaaccctcTGGTAGAAAAGAGTGGCCAGAATTTATAACTGAATTGTGCTGCTGCAATGATACACCACCTGCGTATACTTGCACTGACAATATACAAGGAGTCATGAGGAAGGTAAACTTGCTAACTTGTTGTACCAATGTGATTTTACCTGACACTTTTGACGTTCTTAAATTGATGACTTTTTCCCATTTTGTCCCTTCAGTCTGGGAAGCTATGCAGCACTGCAAGGTGAGTTTTATTGCAAGCCTCACTTCCAACAATTGTTCAAAAGCAAGGGAAATTACGACGAGGGCTTCGGTCGCAAACAGCACAAGGAACTCTGGCAGCAGAAGACGGCTGAGAGTGGCTCCAAATAACCATGATGCTATTGCAAGGGAAGGAGCAGGGGGCTAGCAGCTAACCAAGTGTGAAGCACTGGCACCCTGCCTCTCTCTAACTAGGGGCACAGCAGCAGCGATTTGTTAATTTGCTTTAAATAGTGTGTAATTTAGGGGCCATTGCTAACAAGAGGGAAGGATTGCTGTTATTATGTGTAGTAACATCATGTAAAGGGTCATGGGGATGTAGTAACATAAACCAACCAGTGGTTGGCAGGGTTGGTACTGATCCTGAAGTATCTAAACCTCCCCATGGGGAATGTCAGGCCCCAGGGAGAGGCATACTCTCTCCATTGAAACCCCCGATATTAACATCTATTCAATCTTGCTAAGCCAAGTGCAAGTTAACaatggaatggggagggggagagtaaAATTGGAAATGAATTAGCCAAAATTTCACAAGCCTAATGACTGGTACTATGAGCAAGATGTCGCTCCAGTACTACCACCTAGTAACCAGAGCAATTCTTCCCTCATTTATACATtgctatgtctttggaatgatAGCTCACCCTAGTGGGAACAGTTtgcaactgcacagaatactctcaACAATATATCTCTTTTTAAATGGAGTGGCTTTGATGCCAAATATTCTAATTGTGCTTTATAGAAAAGGATTATGAAGACACAGTGACACCTACATATCAGCTGTGACTGATTTATCTACTAATGTTTTCAGTAGAACCTGGAGAACCATAGTGCATCACTTGCACATCTTGCTACACTGTACACTTTC is a window encoding:
- the limd2 gene encoding LIM domain-containing protein 2 isoform X1; protein product: MAFMKTTPQELCTSCNKTVYPMERLVADKFIFHTTCFCCKHCKAKLSLGSYAALQGEFYCKPHFQQLFKSKGNYDEGFGRKQHKELWQQKTAESGSK